From the genome of Candidatus Beckwithbacteria bacterium:
AGGTAAGTATAGATCATATCTACGGAATATGATGCAAAAATGCTTTAGGTCATTAGAAAATAGAGATCAGAGTTGGCTTGATTTTTCCACCAAAGAAGCAAAAATAATAGAAAGCAAGCCTTTGAACATTAATTTAATCGTGAAAAATGTGCTAAATAAATCAATCTCTAAATTAACTTTAAGGGAGTGGGGCTTAATCTTTATACAAATTATTGAACTTTTTTACAAAATTAAAATAGATTATTACCAACTAATTGAAGCAACTGATGCTATATTTGATCTTGGTAAATTCAAATCTATTGCTGAGTTTAAAAAACTCAAACTTCCTATTGATAACCATAACATTATTGATTCTTTAACTGACTCTTTTATTACGGTTTCTGAACTTACATATTATCTAGAAAAGCCAGAGTTAAAAAGTATTGATTTTTATCCAGTAATTAAAGGTTTGAAAGCAAAAAAGTATTTAAAAGAATAAAACTTTAGTTTTCACTATTAAATTCAGTTAATTTATAAACTTCTTTTTGACTTAACCGTTTCAATTTCCCAGGTTTTATATCTCCTAATTCTAAATTCCCAATTTTAACTCTAATTAGTCGTAAAATATGTAAATGGAGAACAGAGCACATCCTTCTGATTTGCCGTTTACGGCCTTCATATAAAACAATTTCCAAAACTGTATGGTGAGGAATTTGGGACAGAATTTTGACTTGAGCTGGTTTAGTTTTACCATCTTCTAAATCAACACCGCTTTTTAGATTTTGCAAAACATGGCTATTAACCCGACCTAAAACAGTGACATGATAAGTTTTAGGAACATGAAATTTGGGATGAGTCAGTTTATAAGCTAGCTCGCCATCATTGGTTAAAAGTATCAGGCCTTCTGAATCCTTGTCTAGCCTGCCAACTGGAAAAAGGCGATAAGGGACTTTGACCATATCCAAAACTGTTTTGCGAAAATGAGTGTCCTTAGTTGTTGAAAGTATACCTTTAGGTTTATGAAACAGAAAATAAGCCAGCTCTGGCTGTTGATCGACAGGTTTTCCATTAACTAAGACTTTATCAGTTTTAGGATCAATTTTTTGACCAACAACAGCCTGCTTATCATTAACTAAAACCTTGCCTTGCTCAATCAATTGATCAATTGCTCTACGGGAAGCAACTCCAAGTCCAGCTAAGTATTTATTAAGACGAATGTTTTGATTCATATCCGATATGAATTGTTAATTATACTAATCTATTTTAGAATTGTATCAGACAAAAGCTTTGGACGGCGCATGGGTTTTTTGATGGACAAAATAGAAAGGAGGTGAAAAAACATAATAAGTAAAGAAAGAGCTGAAGTGGTTGAGGCTGCAGTGCCAGAAGCTGGTATTGCTCAGGGAGAAGCAGTTTTGCCAAGTGATCGGTCAACAGTTCAAACTCAAAGCGAGCTTGAACAAATTGATGAAATTAAAAGACAATTAGCAAAAATTGGCATTAGACCACTTAAATTATCAAGTAATTAAAAAAGCAAACCACTGGCTTTGGACGGCGCATGGGTTTGCTTTACACTCCGCAGCTAGGTGAGCTTTGGTGTGATTTTGTCATTATAGCAAACTAAAGCTATCTAGCCATGCGTAACATATGAATAAACGTAATAGGCTAGATCATCAAAAGCAAAAAAATAAACCTACAGAATTGGAAAAAGAATTGCAGGCTTGGCAGGAGCGGTTGGAACGAATTTTAGCCAGACAAACGATGTATGTGAGGAGGGCTAATCATGCTAACTGATGATGAGCTTTATAAAAGTGTAGTTTGGCTCTTTTTTACATTCCGAACTATGGCTTTGATTGCCGCTATTTTATTATTAATACTTAGATAACTGATTGAGTTTAGATGATTGCTTTGTTAGCATGGATATAGCCTAGTTATTCTAGGTTTTCTATGCCTAATGATTTTTTAAATGAGTTTGAAAAAGAGGTTAGTGATGTTCCTTCTGAAGTGGGAATTGAAGGCATTTCTCAAGTTAGTGGTTCGCAAGCCAAAAAACAAAAAAAGCAGCAACAAGATTTGTCTCAGAAGGCTCAAGGTATGAGTCAGGGTCAACGTCAGCAATATATCAATGATCTTTATGGAATTTCAGATTATAAGAATTTGCCTCTCTCGCAAATGAGCAATGAGGAATTGGTACAGCTTAAACAACAACGAACTCAAGAACAACGTAATGCTTACCAAAAAATTCAACAAGATATAGAGGAATATCGGGCCAAAAAGAAACAACAACTTGATGCTTATGAAGTTGGACAGCAAGAAGGAACAGATGTAGCTCGAGATCAGGAAGAAAAACAAGAACTTTGGGAAAAAGAGCAGAAAAAAGCTGAAGAGAAAAAGAAGCAAGACGATGCAATCCGTTTACCTGGTAGCGCTCAAAGCCGAAGTGGTGAACAGGGGAAAATCATGGGATGAGAGCAAATCAAAAGTAAAAGTTCTGTTATAATAATTTTATGTTTAATACAAAAAATTTTTCATTATTTTGTTGTTGCAACTCTTATGTACAGGGGAGGTTTTTTTGTTGAATTTTTTGAAAACATATTTTTGTAAACCTCCTGAAACGGAGGTTTTTTGTTAGTAAACTATCACTTTTCAAACAGTATTAATAAAAGTACTATAGACCTATGAAAATCTACAATTCCTTAACTCGTCAGCTTGAAGACTTTCAACCTATTAACCCGCCACATGTTGGAGTCTATACCTGTGGCCCAACTGTCTATAACTATGTCAGTATTGGCAATTGGCGAACTTATTTTTTGGGAGATCTTCTGGTTCGCACCCTCAAGTATTTAGGTTACGACGTAAACTATATTATGAATATTACTGACGTAGGTCATTTAACTGGAGATAATTTAGGCGATGCAGATACTGGCGAAGACAAACTCCAAAAAGCAGCAAATCGGGAAAAAAAGACTGCTTGGGATATTGCCCAGTTTTACATCGATGACTTTTTAAAAGGATATAAAGAACTAAACCTGACCCAACCCAAGGAGTTTTGCCGAGCTACTGACTATATTGCTGAGCAAATCGAGCTGGTAAAAATAATTGAAGCTAAAGGTATGACCTACCGAATTGATGATGGGATTTATTTTGACGTGGGTAAATATGAGACTGAGGGCAATACTTATGGAGAATTATCCAATATTGATCAGGTGAGAGAAGGAGCTCGGGTGGAGCCAAATCCCCAGAAAAAAGATCCGCGAGATTTCGCTCTATGGAAATTTTCTTACCCTAAAGGTAGATCCTTTGACCAGGCTCAGGATGACGTCGCTTCGCGCCGTCATATGGAGTGGGATAGTCCGTGGGGAGTGGGATTTCCTGGCTGGCACATTGAATGTAGTGCCATGAGTCGAAAACATTTGGGCGATCAATTTGATATCCATATTGGCGGGGAAGATTTACGTAGCACTCATCACCCCAATGAAGTAGCTCAATCCGAGTGTGCTACCGGTAAAAAACCATTTGTAAAATACTGGATGCATGGAGCCTTTTTACAAGTTGATGGGGGACGGATGGGCAAGAGCTTGGGTAATGCTTATATTTTGACAGATCTAGAAAAAAAAGGTTTTAAGCCCGAACACTTACGCTATTTTTATTTAACAGGTCATTATCGTCAGCCTCTAAATTTTACCTGGGAGAGTTTGGAAAACGCTAGAATTACATATGAAAGGTTAATTAAAAAAATACTTGAATTTAAATATAAAAGTATTCGTAAAGAGGTTGAATCAGAATATAATATCCAATTTAAAAATAATTTAGAAAATGATCTTAATACTCCAGAATTATTAGCAACAATTTGGAAGTTAATAAGCGATAATAGTGTAGATAATGAGAAGAAATATAATTTATTACTAAATTGGGATGAGGTATTAGGATTAAAATTTTTAGAAAGAACTAAAAAAAAGAAGATTAAATTTAAATATAAAGGCAAAATGTCAAAAATTACAATTGTTTCAGAAAAAAAACTGCCTTCTGATGTGATTAATACCCTAGATGAGCGGGAAGTAGCTCGAGAGCAAAAAGATTGGAGTAAAGCTGATCAGATTAGGAATACACTAGCCACTCAAGATTTAGAGATTAAAGATGAAGAAGGGAAAGTAATTGTCAAATAAGATTAAATTAGTTTAAATTCCTACTTTATTTGCTTTTACTTTTCTTACTATACTTAATCATAGTATGCAAAGTGACCACCTTGCCCAGCTTCACCGAAAATTTCGGCTTCAATTAGCTCTTTTTGTTACTCTCTTAATTCCAGCTGTTATTCTTACCAATTGGATGTTTACACCTTCTCAAGTAAACAAATACACAGCTCAGAATGCTGTTAATTCTGGACAAACACCTCAGGTTTTAGGACAGAGTACGCCGGCTTTGCAAATTATGAACTATGATAATACGCTTGGCGGCGGCGGGTTAATTGCCTTATCTTCAGTAGATGAGCCAGAAATTAAAATCAATAGTTATTCTTATGCTGGCCAAGTTAAAGTTAGCTTGTATCAAAGTGACATAGATAAATTGCTGCACTATCTTAATTACACGGTTTCTGATTACCAGAGCAAACAGGTCAATCCCAATATTGATCCAGGAGATGGTGAGCTAGTCAAACAGTTTGATTACGAAATTGTTAAAAATGCTGAATCTAGTAAAATCCTATTACCGCTAGAAGAATCAGGTATTTGGCTGGTAAAAATTAGCAATGGTTCAGAAGTGGTAAGTGGCTTTATTGTCCGGTCTAAATTTGGAGTTTTGACTAAAGAGGGCAATAATGAGCTGCTATTTTGGGGACAAGATTTTAGTAGCAGACGAAGTATTAGTAGTGGAGAAGTGACAATCTACAATCTTCAAGGTGAAGTGAGACAAATAGCTGAAGCAACTATTTCTAGTGAAGGTATTGCTCAAACCCCAACTGGAACAGATGTTGATATTGCAGTAGTTCGATCAGGCGGAAGTTTGGCAGTGGTTCCTATCAATCTTCATAATCTCAATGCCTATTACAGTAGCTCATGGAAACAATTTGCTCCTAAGTCTCAAGTAAACACTTACTTTACCTTTGTTGATCGGCCTTTATACAGACCTGGCGACACCATCTTTTTCAAGTCAGTTATCCGAGATGACGATGATGCCTCTTACACTGTGCCGAGTGGTATAGCTACAGTCAAGCTCTATGATGATTGGGGAGATGATGCTTTGATCTTTGAAAAACAAATTGGCATTAGCGCCCAAGGTTCTATTGATGGTCAGTTTACCTTACCAGAAAATGCCAAAATAGGATCTTATCACCTGACTATTTCAACTGCCGCTACTAATACCTCTACTGCTTGGTTTGATGTGCAATATTTTCGTAAACCAGAATATAGTCTATCTGTTTCAACTCCAAAACAAGAATTAATTGCTGGAGATAAAAGCAGTTTTGCTATTTCTGGTAGTTATTTTTCTGGACAGCCATTGGCTGGTGAAAAGGTAAAATATACGATTAGAACCGCTGATTATTGGGAATATAGCTATTACAACGAATATGCTGGTCAGTTTAGTGATGATTTCCGCTATGGTTCTTGGTATGGGGATAATGTAGATGGTGGAGTAGTCACTTTAAATGCTGATGGAGTAGCCGAGATTGAGTTAAATGCCCAAACGTATGGCCGAGA
Proteins encoded in this window:
- a CDS encoding rRNA pseudouridine synthase; translated protein: MNQNIRLNKYLAGLGVASRRAIDQLIEQGKVLVNDKQAVVGQKIDPKTDKVLVNGKPVDQQPELAYFLFHKPKGILSTTKDTHFRKTVLDMVKVPYRLFPVGRLDKDSEGLILLTNDGELAYKLTHPKFHVPKTYHVTVLGRVNSHVLQNLKSGVDLEDGKTKPAQVKILSQIPHHTVLEIVLYEGRKRQIRRMCSVLHLHILRLIRVKIGNLELGDIKPGKLKRLSQKEVYKLTEFNSEN
- a CDS encoding cysteine--tRNA ligase: MKIYNSLTRQLEDFQPINPPHVGVYTCGPTVYNYVSIGNWRTYFLGDLLVRTLKYLGYDVNYIMNITDVGHLTGDNLGDADTGEDKLQKAANREKKTAWDIAQFYIDDFLKGYKELNLTQPKEFCRATDYIAEQIELVKIIEAKGMTYRIDDGIYFDVGKYETEGNTYGELSNIDQVREGARVEPNPQKKDPRDFALWKFSYPKGRSFDQAQDDVASRRHMEWDSPWGVGFPGWHIECSAMSRKHLGDQFDIHIGGEDLRSTHHPNEVAQSECATGKKPFVKYWMHGAFLQVDGGRMGKSLGNAYILTDLEKKGFKPEHLRYFYLTGHYRQPLNFTWESLENARITYERLIKKILEFKYKSIRKEVESEYNIQFKNNLENDLNTPELLATIWKLISDNSVDNEKKYNLLLNWDEVLGLKFLERTKKKKIKFKYKGKMSKITIVSEKKLPSDVINTLDEREVAREQKDWSKADQIRNTLATQDLEIKDEEGKVIVK